Sequence from the Corallococcus sp. EGB genome:
CTCAGCGCTTCTTGAACGTGTCCCTCCGCGCGGCCCACCAGTCGCGCCACTCCTGCATTGCTGCCTCCCTTTCGGCCCGCGGACCCGCGGGCTGGAAGTGGAGTCAGGTGGACGTCGCGTCCCTCAGGCACATCTCCGCCAGGAAGCGTGTGCGGACGTCCTCGCTCTCCAACAGGTCGATGAGCTCCGGGATGGTGTGCCTTCCCATCGCCTCCCTCGCCCGTGCGAACTGCTTGGAATCCTCGTAACCGTCCGGCCAGTGACGTGCCGGAAGGATTGAAGACGGACCACGACCGTGCTCAGCGAGCGCCGCGAGGAGCGAGTTGGTCAGGGACTGGGCTGGAGGGGTGACTCGGGCGGGTCAGCGGCGCGTCGCCGCATCCACTCGTGAGGTAGCAACTCACCGATGCGCGAGTACGGGTGCGTCTGGACGCGCAACAGGACATCCGCGAGGTAGGCCTCGGGATTGACCTGGTTGGCCTCGCAGGTGGCGACGAGAGCGTAGAGGCCGGCGAGGTTCTGCCCTGCGGCCTCGTGGCCGACGAAGAGGAAATTCTTCCGGCCCAGGGCGGCCTTGCGCAGCGCCGCCTCGGAGCGGTTGTTGTCCAAGGGCAGACGCGCGTCAGAGACGAAACGCGCCAGGGCGTCCCACTGCTTGAGCGCGTAGGAAAGGGCCTGGCCCATGGGGCCCCTGGGCAGGTGGCGTGGGGCCTGGGATTCCATCCACGCACGCAGCGCAGTGAGGACGGGGAGACTTTGCTGCTGGCGCAGCGCTTGGTGCGCGTCCGTGCGCACGACGCCCGCGTCGCGGGCCAGCGCCTCCACCCGGTAGAGGGCCAGAATGAAGTCCAAGGCCTCGCGGGCCTCGGGCGCGGTGGGCAGCGCGTCGAAGAAGCGACGCCGCACATGCGCCCAACACCCGACGCGGACGCGCCCTTCGGGCAGCGTCACCGCGTTGTAGCCGGTATAGGCATCCACGACGAGGGCGCCCCGGGTGCCGCCCAGCACGTCCTCGGGCGTCGTGCTGGCCCGGCCGAGGCTGAAGCGGTAGCCGATGAGCCACTCGCCCGTGGGCGTCTGGGTGAGGAAGGTCCAGAGGTAGCCCTGGCGTGTCTTCTTCACGTCCAGCACGCGCATGGGCGTCTCGTCGGCCCACACCACGTCCGCGGACGCAATGCACTGCAGGAGGTGCTGCGAAAGAGGAAGCAGCACCGAGGCGGCCTGGTGGAAGAGGTCCGTCAGCGTGCTGCGACTCATGGGCACGCCGCCTCTCTCCACCCGCTGGGCCAGCCGGTGCAGGGGCATGGCGTCCGCGCACTTGGACGTCACCACGTGGGAGAG
This genomic interval carries:
- a CDS encoding IS66 family transposase, which gives rise to MPRELPQDHFCPWREEAEELKERLTSLEAKMAALERHVFGRRTEKLPTVAAELRGATDSTAAQAEAAKEKRQERAARKAEGAPAREIRHAVPAEERHCPACGSEDLRPLGKGKTSVVYEYVPARFEKQVHVQEVLACACGRGVVTAPPPARVVDRGEYGPGFLSHVVTSKCADAMPLHRLAQRVERGGVPMSRSTLTDLFHQAASVLLPLSQHLLQCIASADVVWADETPMRVLDVKKTRQGYLWTFLTQTPTGEWLIGYRFSLGRASTTPEDVLGGTRGALVVDAYTGYNAVTLPEGRVRVGCWAHVRRRFFDALPTAPEAREALDFILALYRVEALARDAGVVRTDAHQALRQQQSLPVLTALRAWMESQAPRHLPRGPMGQALSYALKQWDALARFVSDARLPLDNNRSEAALRKAALGRKNFLFVGHEAAGQNLAGLYALVATCEANQVNPEAYLADVLLRVQTHPYSRIGELLPHEWMRRRAADPPESPLQPSP